In the Candidatus Poribacteria bacterium genome, one interval contains:
- the icd gene encoding isocitrate dehydrogenase (NADP(+)): MIEFERLTVPTEGERIGFVNGRLVVPNKPIIPVIEGDGIGRDIMKVTRRVVDAAVEAASNGENQIVWFDVYAGENAMAKYNEWLPQDTFDAIEHFRVALKGPLTTPVGGGFRSLNVTLRQVLELYACVRPVRYFQGVPAPVTHPEKMNVVIFRENTEDVYAGIEWEQGTPEVKKVIELLRTEMGVDIREDSGIGVKPISIFGTKRLARMAIQYAIDHGRRSVTFVHKGNIMKFTEGAFCAWGYELAKEEFADQTITEDELYSDYDGECPEGKIIVNDRIADSMLQQILTRTDEYDVIVTPNLNGDYLSDAAAAQVGGIGMAPGGNLSDEVALFEATHGTAPKYTDQDVVNPGSLILSAVMMLEHIGWQEAADLIISGLEKTILQKKVTYDLERLMEGATKVRTSEFGASIVENF, translated from the coding sequence GTGATTGAATTTGAGCGATTAACAGTCCCGACAGAAGGTGAAAGAATTGGATTCGTCAATGGACGGCTCGTCGTGCCGAATAAGCCGATTATCCCTGTCATTGAAGGGGATGGTATCGGACGAGACATCATGAAGGTGACACGCCGAGTTGTTGATGCGGCTGTTGAGGCAGCGTCCAACGGTGAAAACCAGATCGTTTGGTTTGATGTCTACGCCGGCGAAAACGCCATGGCGAAATACAATGAATGGCTCCCGCAGGATACCTTCGACGCCATCGAACACTTCCGCGTCGCACTTAAAGGTCCCCTCACAACACCCGTCGGTGGTGGGTTCCGCAGTCTAAACGTGACGCTCCGTCAAGTGCTTGAACTCTACGCATGTGTCCGTCCCGTCCGCTACTTCCAAGGTGTCCCGGCACCTGTCACACACCCTGAAAAAATGAATGTCGTTATCTTCCGTGAAAATACCGAGGATGTTTATGCCGGTATTGAATGGGAGCAAGGCACGCCAGAGGTGAAAAAGGTTATCGAACTCCTCCGCACCGAAATGGGCGTAGATATTCGCGAGGATTCTGGTATCGGTGTGAAACCGATCAGTATTTTCGGCACGAAACGCTTGGCACGGATGGCGATTCAGTACGCAATTGACCACGGCAGACGCAGTGTTACCTTTGTTCACAAGGGCAACATCATGAAGTTTACCGAAGGCGCGTTCTGTGCGTGGGGATATGAACTCGCCAAAGAGGAATTCGCCGATCAGACGATTACGGAAGATGAACTCTATAGCGATTACGACGGTGAGTGTCCAGAAGGCAAAATTATCGTCAATGACCGGATCGCCGACAGCATGTTGCAGCAGATTCTGACGCGAACCGATGAATACGACGTGATTGTCACCCCGAACTTGAACGGTGACTATCTCTCGGATGCCGCGGCGGCGCAGGTCGGAGGTATCGGTATGGCACCCGGCGGTAACCTCAGCGATGAAGTCGCGCTTTTCGAGGCGACGCACGGCACCGCACCGAAATATACCGATCAGGATGTCGTCAATCCGGGGTCACTGATCCTCTCCGCCGTCATGATGCTGGAACACATCGGTTGGCAGGAAGCCGCTGACCTGATTATTTCGGGACTTGAGAAAACCATCCTCCAGAAAAAGGTTACCTACGATCTCGAACGTCTCATGGAAGGCGCGACGAAGGTCCGTACGTCCGAGTTCGGCGCATCGATTGTCGAAAACTTCTAA
- a CDS encoding NIPSNAP family protein, which translates to MIHEIRTYNLKLGQLNEYWERFGEKLPGRQELSKLGGHWYTEVGPLNQMVAIWPYQSLEQRAEIRRAAEADPNPVWPPHTSDLIVSMVSEIFLPAPFMEPLGEKDLGPLYEMRLYTYPPEGMPQVLEAWGAAIPERVKYSSLAGCWYSEYGGVNNFIHLWAYRSFEERQRIRAETREKGVWPPKGSVRPITQESKLLLPAPFSPMQ; encoded by the coding sequence ATGATCCACGAAATAAGAACCTACAATCTGAAACTCGGACAACTCAACGAATACTGGGAACGCTTCGGCGAAAAGCTACCGGGGCGCCAAGAACTATCCAAACTCGGTGGACACTGGTACACCGAAGTCGGACCCTTGAACCAGATGGTCGCTATATGGCCCTACCAGAGTCTTGAACAGCGGGCGGAGATCCGGCGCGCCGCAGAGGCAGATCCGAACCCGGTATGGCCCCCCCATACCAGCGATCTCATCGTATCCATGGTATCCGAGATTTTTCTGCCAGCCCCCTTTATGGAGCCGTTAGGTGAAAAAGACCTCGGTCCGTTGTATGAGATGCGTTTGTATACCTATCCCCCTGAAGGCATGCCGCAAGTTTTAGAAGCATGGGGTGCCGCTATCCCTGAGCGCGTGAAATACTCATCCTTGGCAGGCTGTTGGTACTCTGAATACGGTGGGGTCAACAATTTCATCCATCTCTGGGCATATAGGAGTTTCGAGGAACGCCAACGGATCCGAGCAGAAACGCGCGAGAAAGGCGTCTGGCCCCCCAAAGGCTCCGTCAGACCCATCACCCAAGAAAGCAAACTGCTGCTACCTGCCCCTTTCTCACCCATGCAGTAG
- a CDS encoding type II toxin-antitoxin system HicA family toxin: MRRDNPLTQVVVPNHKELDKGTLRSIIRQARLEVDEFIALHSSK; the protein is encoded by the coding sequence CTGCGTCGCGATAATCCGCTCACTCAGGTTGTTGTGCCGAATCATAAAGAATTAGATAAAGGCACCCTGCGCAGCATTATCAGACAAGCACGACTGGAAGTCGACGAGTTTATAGCGTTGCATTCATCTAAATAG
- a CDS encoding tyrosine-type recombinase/integrase yields the protein MKGTRPLSNDEIRQVYEAFSGTYAKRNRGLFVLGVSTGGRISELLSLSIGDVWQNQKPVSDLLFDKAIVKGGEVSRAVPVNTDGIQAIEALIHWHTDHYGEIAPTRPLFPSRQGGAMDRRMAHAVLKQAFEAAGLNGKLATHSMRKSFAQRLYEQTGDIFAVQKMLGHKNGATTQKYLGVNYAFVRDAVEKMAFSVTGRRD from the coding sequence ATGAAAGGGACAAGACCGTTAAGCAATGATGAGATTCGACAGGTTTACGAGGCTTTCAGTGGCACATACGCAAAACGCAATCGCGGGTTGTTCGTTCTCGGTGTTTCCACCGGCGGACGTATCTCTGAACTGCTGAGTCTGTCGATCGGAGATGTTTGGCAGAATCAAAAGCCCGTCAGTGATCTGCTCTTTGACAAGGCAATCGTCAAGGGTGGGGAGGTCTCAAGAGCCGTACCGGTGAATACAGACGGCATACAAGCGATTGAGGCGTTGATTCACTGGCATACAGACCACTACGGAGAGATTGCCCCTACCCGTCCGCTGTTCCCATCGCGACAAGGCGGTGCGATGGACAGGAGAATGGCACATGCAGTGCTTAAGCAGGCGTTTGAGGCTGCGGGCTTGAATGGCAAGTTGGCAACGCATTCCATGAGAAAGTCGTTCGCTCAGCGTTTATATGAGCAGACGGGTGATATATTCGCCGTTCAAAAGATGTTAGGACACAAGAACGGCGCAACGACACAGAAATACTTGGGTGTCAATTATGCCTTTGTTCGGGATGCGGTTGAGAAGATGGCGTTTTCGGTGACAGGTCGGAGAGATTAA
- a CDS encoding type II toxin-antitoxin system HicB family antitoxin, translating into MRQVVIYPGENGYWIAECLSLPGCISQAKTKQGAVDNIREAIEGYIVVLEEDGLPIPEERFEALVVAV; encoded by the coding sequence ATGAGACAAGTTGTTATTTACCCAGGAGAAAACGGCTATTGGATTGCAGAATGTCTCAGTTTACCCGGTTGCATTAGTCAAGCTAAAACGAAACAGGGAGCGGTTGACAATATCAGAGAAGCGATTGAAGGCTATATTGTTGTGCTTGAAGAAGATGGGTTACCAATTCCGGAAGAACGTTTTGAGGCATTAGTAGTAGCAGTATGA
- a CDS encoding fibronectin type III domain-containing protein, whose translation MLDASRPCHLRLTRNLSLRTIFVGVLLILMSLLIAEAVAQDNAPGAPTGLKATAGDKRIKLSWTPPSNKGTDTLLRYYTVHDVVGIVLGKSNNQTSRDKTTTSATITFTQQVTRQFSVYPDYRAADGTFPTGALATPITVTTAIPAPTAFTATLDDPSIGDRTVTLNWTAPSPTRAAINGYQYSQNGGTWTSAGSSTSYSVSGLTNGISYTFRVRATRTNEDPEKFSQKSRTVRVTPLIDAPGSPGTLSVKRVGKTAILTWSPLRSTGGFITRYEYSDDGGATWKSTRSTRTTYTVTGLKTGQTYTFLVRAVYVDGTTSRIISHPSNTSNSAVLTVPKRRVIQDCPVGWVRSDGFAGRTRRVLLYEVKLDMDFQNRTSIYKPDWVAIYVHPDEKLENLEGWKLQVAVPYNRHRDYLLTAENSVVVEAGFVEGGFAFIANPEENPFPMTGIGFAGSPAPGFDYRLYDHTGRRVDFGISCYKRFDIFQVLKDLEDPRVLRNVSLKDVDWNASRFIRSEWTLPIPVNAPGAPSAPGVNLVGKWADLKKK comes from the coding sequence ATGCTGGATGCTTCGCGCCCGTGTCACCTTCGTCTCACACGGAATCTCTCGTTGCGGACGATTTTTGTTGGTGTCTTACTCATACTCATGAGTCTATTAATAGCTGAAGCCGTCGCTCAAGATAACGCACCTGGAGCACCTACGGGGCTTAAAGCAACAGCAGGTGACAAGCGAATTAAGCTGAGTTGGACACCTCCAAGCAATAAAGGCACTGACACTCTTCTCCGCTATTACACAGTTCACGACGTGGTCGGTATAGTTCTTGGAAAAAGTAACAATCAGACGTCTCGTGATAAGACAACTACGTCTGCAACAATCACCTTCACTCAACAGGTTACACGTCAGTTTAGCGTTTACCCTGACTATCGGGCGGCTGATGGAACATTCCCTACGGGAGCCCTAGCCACCCCCATAACAGTAACCACCGCGATACCTGCGCCTACAGCTTTCACAGCAACTTTAGATGACCCATCTATAGGTGATAGGACAGTTACGCTGAACTGGACAGCCCCATCACCTACAAGAGCTGCTATCAACGGTTACCAATACAGTCAAAATGGTGGAACTTGGACATCCGCAGGTAGCAGCACGAGTTATTCTGTATCTGGATTGACAAATGGAATTTCATATACCTTTAGGGTCAGGGCTACGCGGACTAATGAAGATCCAGAAAAATTTTCTCAGAAATCTCGGACGGTAAGAGTAACACCCTTGATAGACGCACCAGGGTCTCCGGGAACTCTTAGCGTCAAAAGAGTTGGGAAGACGGCTATTCTCACATGGAGTCCCCTACGCAGCACAGGAGGATTTATTACCAGATATGAGTATTCTGATGATGGCGGAGCGACGTGGAAATCTACGCGGAGCACCCGCACAACATATACTGTCACCGGACTCAAAACCGGACAAACCTATACCTTCCTCGTCAGAGCCGTTTACGTCGATGGAACAACTTCACGAATTATCTCACACCCAAGTAACACCTCTAACTCAGCAGTCCTCACAGTACCGAAACGGCGGGTCATACAGGACTGTCCTGTCGGATGGGTGAGATCCGACGGGTTCGCTGGACGCACCCGACGCGTCCTCCTCTATGAAGTCAAATTGGACATGGATTTCCAGAACCGCACCTCTATCTATAAACCTGACTGGGTCGCCATCTATGTGCATCCAGACGAAAAACTTGAGAACTTGGAGGGTTGGAAACTCCAAGTCGCCGTCCCCTATAATCGTCATAGAGACTATCTTCTCACGGCAGAGAACTCCGTTGTCGTCGAGGCGGGATTTGTAGAAGGCGGCTTTGCGTTCATAGCAAACCCAGAGGAGAATCCCTTCCCAATGACAGGTATAGGCTTTGCGGGGTCCCCTGCCCCCGGTTTTGATTATCGTCTCTATGATCACACAGGGAGGCGTGTCGACTTTGGGATCTCCTGCTATAAGCGATTCGACATTTTTCAGGTGCTCAAGGATCTCGAGGATCCGCGCGTCTTACGGAACGTGTCTCTGAAAGATGTTGACTGGAATGCGTCTCGGTTTATCAGGAGTGAATGGACGCTTCCGATTCCGGTGAATGCACCGGGAGCACCCTCCGCCCCCGGCGTCAACTTAGTTGGGAAATGGGCGGATCTAAAGAAAAAATAA
- the mutS gene encoding DNA mismatch repair protein MutS, translated as MPRSKPSDLSMMELYKHVKKQHEDAILLCRVGDFYEAFFEDAELIARLLEIALTARSHKNQKSPPPPMAGIPHHALDSYLYKLVKAGHKVAILEQTEDAKLARDENRLVKRDVVRIVTPGTVTDPKVLEHKVNNYIVSIYLNKDTYGVAVADLSTGEFLVTELTDPSRLWAEIHRFSPKECLFADTFEDEEMFDRLKTELKATLNYLPDWRFEVDTARTELLEHFQTISLDGFGCEHLPTAISAAGALIYYLNETQKQEVEHIVSLHTYTLSDFMVLDADTQRNLELTASIRDGSTKGTLLEVLDETVTAMGGRKMRQCLLQPLLDEKGIAERLGAVDELKTQINLQEELRDALGQMYDIERLISRISLGSVNGRDLHSLKDSLHLIPDVKAQLQNCGSALLVSLNDTLDPLPDLVTLIEHGIHPNPPVTIREGGIINDGYSEELDELRQIVGQGKDWIAAMQEEERKRSGIQSLKVGFNQVFGYYIDVTKPNLHMVPEHYIRKQTLRNSERFITPELKEQEAKVLNAEDRIQDLEYELFCQIRESVSKWTEVIQKIAAALAMTDVLANFAYVASKYNYVKPTVAAVDEIVIRDGRHPVVEQLFTQEGFVPNDTLLNCDDEQLHIITGPNMSGKSTYLRQTALIVLMAQIGCFVPAAAAKIGLVDRIFTRVGASDNLVMGQSTFLVEMNETANILNNATRNSLVIFDEVGRGTSTFDGLSIAWAVSEYLLDEKRMGAKTLFATHYHELVELADKYKRAKNYNVAVHEDGQKVTFLRKVVPGGADQSYGIHVARLAGLPQVVITRAQQILEVLEQHNLSVEADGATGQSPKTHPTLPKPRRRVSRKTLQNDSLQMALFTPKTHPLVEEIRRLELTQVTPLDAVNILYDLKAKAEES; from the coding sequence ATGCCACGTTCAAAACCGTCCGATCTGTCAATGATGGAGCTTTATAAACACGTAAAAAAACAGCACGAAGACGCCATACTCCTGTGTCGAGTCGGCGATTTCTATGAAGCCTTCTTTGAAGACGCCGAACTCATTGCCCGCCTGCTTGAGATCGCCTTGACAGCGCGAAGTCATAAGAACCAAAAATCCCCGCCGCCACCGATGGCAGGTATCCCGCACCACGCACTCGACTCCTATCTCTACAAACTCGTCAAAGCCGGACATAAGGTCGCCATTTTAGAGCAGACCGAGGACGCAAAACTCGCACGAGACGAAAATCGGCTCGTCAAACGCGATGTCGTCCGGATCGTTACACCCGGCACTGTGACCGACCCAAAAGTGCTGGAGCATAAGGTGAACAATTACATCGTCTCGATCTATCTCAACAAAGACACTTACGGTGTCGCTGTTGCGGATCTCTCCACCGGCGAATTTCTGGTAACCGAACTCACAGACCCTTCACGTCTCTGGGCGGAGATCCATCGCTTTTCCCCAAAAGAGTGTCTCTTTGCCGATACCTTTGAAGATGAGGAGATGTTTGATCGTCTTAAAACCGAACTCAAGGCGACGCTCAATTATCTGCCCGATTGGCGGTTTGAAGTGGATACCGCTCGGACGGAACTTCTCGAACATTTCCAAACGATTTCGCTCGATGGATTCGGGTGCGAACACCTGCCGACGGCTATCTCTGCCGCCGGTGCACTCATCTATTACCTCAACGAAACGCAGAAACAGGAAGTCGAACACATCGTCTCCCTTCACACCTATACACTCTCAGATTTCATGGTGCTGGATGCCGATACACAACGCAACCTTGAACTGACAGCCTCCATTCGCGACGGTTCCACGAAAGGCACGCTCCTTGAAGTCCTTGATGAGACGGTAACAGCGATGGGTGGCAGGAAAATGCGTCAGTGTCTCTTACAACCCCTGCTCGATGAGAAAGGGATCGCGGAACGCCTCGGTGCAGTTGACGAACTCAAAACCCAGATTAACTTACAAGAGGAGTTACGGGATGCACTCGGACAGATGTATGATATCGAGCGTCTCATTTCGCGGATCAGTCTCGGTTCCGTGAACGGACGCGACCTGCATTCGCTCAAGGACTCCCTTCATCTGATCCCTGATGTTAAGGCGCAGCTCCAAAACTGCGGTAGTGCCTTGTTGGTATCCCTTAATGATACTTTAGATCCGCTTCCAGACTTGGTTACGTTGATTGAACACGGCATCCATCCGAACCCACCCGTGACGATCCGTGAAGGCGGCATCATAAATGACGGTTATAGTGAGGAACTCGATGAACTTCGGCAGATTGTAGGGCAGGGAAAAGACTGGATAGCCGCTATGCAGGAGGAGGAGCGCAAACGCAGCGGTATCCAATCCTTGAAGGTCGGATTCAACCAGGTCTTCGGTTATTATATCGACGTAACGAAACCGAATCTGCACATGGTGCCTGAGCATTACATCCGTAAACAGACACTCCGGAACTCCGAACGCTTCATCACTCCTGAACTCAAGGAGCAGGAGGCGAAGGTCCTCAACGCCGAGGATCGGATACAGGACTTGGAATATGAACTCTTCTGTCAGATCCGCGAGAGTGTCTCGAAATGGACGGAGGTTATTCAAAAAATCGCCGCGGCACTCGCCATGACGGATGTGCTTGCCAACTTCGCGTATGTCGCCTCGAAATACAACTATGTGAAGCCGACCGTCGCCGCAGTAGACGAAATCGTTATCCGGGATGGCAGGCATCCGGTCGTCGAGCAACTGTTCACGCAAGAGGGGTTTGTGCCCAACGATACGCTCCTCAACTGTGATGATGAACAGTTACATATCATCACGGGACCGAACATGAGCGGCAAGAGTACGTATCTGCGTCAGACGGCACTCATCGTTCTGATGGCACAGATCGGGTGTTTTGTGCCTGCCGCTGCTGCGAAGATCGGCTTGGTAGACCGGATTTTCACACGGGTCGGTGCATCGGATAACCTCGTGATGGGACAGAGCACTTTCCTCGTTGAGATGAACGAGACGGCGAATATCCTCAACAACGCTACCCGCAATAGCCTCGTCATCTTTGATGAGGTCGGACGCGGCACCAGCACGTTTGATGGACTCAGTATCGCGTGGGCGGTTTCGGAGTATCTCTTGGATGAAAAGCGGATGGGCGCGAAAACGCTCTTCGCAACGCACTATCACGAGTTGGTGGAACTTGCTGACAAATACAAACGCGCCAAGAACTACAATGTCGCCGTTCATGAAGATGGACAGAAGGTAACCTTCCTCCGAAAAGTCGTCCCGGGGGGCGCAGACCAAAGCTACGGTATCCACGTCGCACGACTCGCCGGACTTCCCCAAGTCGTGATTACACGCGCCCAGCAGATACTTGAGGTGCTTGAGCAGCACAACCTCAGTGTTGAAGCGGACGGAGCGACGGGTCAGTCACCGAAAACACATCCGACACTGCCGAAACCGCGTCGCCGCGTCTCCCGAAAAACGCTGCAGAACGATTCCCTACAGATGGCACTCTTTACACCGAAGACGCATCCACTCGTCGAAGAGATCCGACGGTTGGAACTCACGCAGGTAACCCCTTTGGATGCAGTGAATATTCTCTATGATTTGAAGGCGAAGGCGGAGGAATCTTAG
- the mtaB gene encoding tRNA (N(6)-L-threonylcarbamoyladenosine(37)-C(2))-methylthiotransferase MtaB encodes MKTAKLITMGCKVNQYDTQSMRETLRRNGYTIVDNETAQQQTDLYLINTCTVTNTADQKARQVIRRAIRKHPNAKVLVTGCYAESDREAIEEIPGVTFVFGNREKADFQQYLDVLHTETSSPTVEVADTPNPLLAIEPVQHDAIREHARFSKGVSDAGKRTRALIKVQDGCSAFCTYCIIPYVRGRMTSRPLDDIADEARRIADSGIKEVVITGVHLGAYGVDTGREKDIADILAHIHDIEGIERIRFSSIEPMYFPDTLGERMAALPKCMPHFHLPLQAGSDAVLRQMRRRYTTAEFAHLVENLRRVFGDDVGITTDIMVGFPGETDVHFEESCQFVEEIGFSQLHVFRYSPRKGTPAATYPDQVSPHVSAARSQRMIALGERLNTAFRQRMLGKEKKVLIEASREGENNHLAGFTDNYLRVLVDAPESAINQIQRVTLGALEGDCIAAA; translated from the coding sequence ATGAAAACCGCAAAACTGATTACGATGGGCTGTAAGGTCAATCAATACGATACGCAATCCATGCGCGAGACACTTCGACGCAACGGATATACGATTGTCGACAATGAGACCGCGCAACAGCAGACTGACCTCTATCTCATCAATACATGCACCGTAACGAACACCGCCGACCAGAAAGCACGGCAAGTCATTCGGAGAGCGATTCGCAAGCACCCGAACGCAAAAGTGCTCGTTACAGGTTGCTATGCGGAAAGCGACCGTGAGGCGATTGAAGAGATACCCGGCGTGACGTTCGTTTTCGGTAACCGGGAAAAGGCGGATTTTCAGCAGTACCTCGATGTCTTGCATACCGAAACTTCATCTCCGACGGTAGAGGTGGCTGACACGCCTAACCCACTCCTCGCCATAGAACCCGTTCAACACGATGCCATTCGTGAACACGCACGCTTTAGCAAAGGGGTCAGCGACGCCGGCAAACGCACGCGTGCGCTCATCAAGGTGCAAGACGGATGCAGTGCCTTTTGTACCTACTGCATTATCCCATACGTGCGCGGCAGAATGACAAGTCGTCCCCTCGACGACATCGCCGATGAAGCCCGTCGGATCGCTGACAGCGGTATCAAAGAGGTCGTTATTACGGGCGTACATCTCGGTGCTTACGGCGTGGACACCGGGAGAGAAAAAGACATCGCCGACATCTTAGCGCATATCCACGACATCGAAGGCATCGAACGTATCCGTTTTAGTTCGATCGAACCGATGTATTTTCCAGATACCCTCGGTGAACGGATGGCGGCACTTCCAAAATGCATGCCGCATTTCCATCTCCCCCTCCAAGCCGGTTCAGATGCGGTGTTACGGCAGATGCGTCGGCGTTACACCACGGCAGAGTTCGCACATCTCGTTGAGAACTTACGACGCGTCTTTGGCGACGATGTCGGGATTACCACCGACATTATGGTCGGGTTTCCCGGTGAAACGGATGTCCATTTTGAGGAATCCTGTCAATTCGTCGAGGAGATCGGATTCAGTCAATTGCATGTGTTCCGCTACTCCCCGCGAAAAGGCACACCTGCGGCGACCTATCCGGACCAAGTCTCACCACACGTCTCTGCGGCACGCAGTCAAAGGATGATTGCGCTCGGTGAACGCCTGAACACGGCGTTTCGACAACGGATGCTTGGCAAGGAGAAAAAAGTGCTCATCGAAGCGAGCAGAGAAGGGGAAAACAACCATCTCGCAGGCTTTACCGACAACTATCTCCGTGTCCTCGTGGACGCCCCAGAGAGTGCGATCAATCAGATTCAGCGCGTTACGCTCGGTGCGTTAGAAGGGGATTGCATCGCTGCCGCCTGA
- a CDS encoding Gfo/Idh/MocA family oxidoreductase — MATTLRFGVVGLGMGMNRSRMIHETDGADLVAVADLVEERRASAEENFGCESHDDALEMFDRDDIDVAMIMTPSGLHGKFGEEAARRGKHVITTKPMDVSVENCNSLIKTCEDNDVKLLVDFGERYGTHNRQIQHVLATGALGRPLLCELRMKWKRPDSYYVGWHGTWALDGGGSIMNQGVHYIDLMLWFMGPVKRVIGAHFDVYDHENCETEDMTSAILEFENGALGHVLTTTTFPGSSVSMIHVHGEKGIVGLGPEMWEFVDDAEPDIELPPYPNNVIEDALQVINDGGSPAVDGYEGRRSVALNMAIYECARTGKTVDLS, encoded by the coding sequence ATGGCTACTACTCTACGTTTTGGCGTTGTCGGTTTAGGTATGGGCATGAATCGCTCCCGTATGATCCACGAGACAGACGGTGCGGACCTCGTCGCTGTGGCGGACCTCGTCGAAGAACGGCGCGCGTCGGCTGAAGAAAACTTCGGTTGCGAAAGCCACGATGATGCGCTTGAGATGTTCGATCGCGACGACATCGACGTGGCAATGATTATGACACCGAGCGGACTCCACGGAAAATTCGGGGAAGAAGCCGCACGCCGCGGTAAACACGTCATCACCACGAAACCGATGGACGTCAGCGTTGAAAATTGCAATTCTCTCATCAAAACCTGCGAAGACAACGATGTCAAGTTACTTGTCGACTTCGGTGAACGCTACGGCACACATAATCGTCAGATTCAGCACGTACTCGCAACGGGTGCTCTCGGGAGACCACTCCTCTGCGAACTCCGCATGAAGTGGAAACGTCCGGATAGCTACTACGTCGGTTGGCACGGCACGTGGGCACTCGATGGTGGCGGCTCTATCATGAATCAAGGCGTGCATTACATCGATCTGATGCTCTGGTTCATGGGTCCCGTCAAACGTGTTATCGGTGCGCACTTCGACGTCTACGATCACGAAAATTGTGAAACCGAGGACATGACCTCGGCGATCCTTGAATTTGAAAACGGTGCGCTCGGACACGTCCTGACGACGACGACCTTCCCGGGGAGCAGCGTCTCAATGATCCACGTTCACGGCGAAAAAGGCATCGTCGGTCTTGGACCGGAGATGTGGGAGTTCGTCGATGACGCTGAACCCGACATCGAACTTCCGCCGTATCCGAATAACGTCATTGAGGACGCGCTCCAAGTCATCAATGACGGGGGTTCACCGGCAGTTGACGGCTATGAAGGTAGGCGTTCGGTTGCTCTCAACATGGCTATCTACGAATGCGCACGGACGGGCAAAACGGTCGATTTATCATAA